The stretch of DNA TCAAACCAGGACTGATTTCAAAATAACATTATTTTGCTTGTACTGCCGCTACAAACCGATCAAAAGCCGCTTCGCCTTGGGCATCCCATTTAAATACCCCAGCATCCGTTAAGACCCGGGCAAAGACTTGGCCCACTTCACGATCGATAATTTCAGTGACGTTATCGGCAGTAAAGTCATGCTTCGCCTTTAGGGCGTCTGCCCAAGGTTGATGCATGGCTACCATCTGATTATGACGGCCCAAAACGTAATTTGCAACCTCATGAAGTTCCGTCTTCAACCGTGCTGGCAAAATAGCCCGTCCCATCACTTCGATCAAGCCGATATTTTCTTTTTTAATATGTTGAACATCCTGATGGGGATGAAAAATACCATCGGGATAAGTGGCAGAAGTTTGATTGTCACGCAAGACTAAATCTAAAACGTAGCGATCGCCAACTTTACGAGCAACTGGAGTCGTCGTATGATGCCGAACACCTGCCGTCATTGCGCGAACCTCAACACTTTCATCTGAATAAGTTTGCCAGATTTGATGCACCTTAGTTGCGGCATCCAACAAGGCCTCAGTGTTCGAACTCATCAAGCGAATCGTTGACATGGGCCATTTAACAATGCCGGCTTCAACATCCGCCACACCTAAGTCAATTTTGCGAGCAATCGGCGCCTTCATCATTGGGAAAACGTGTCGTCCACCTTGATAGTGTTCATGCGTCAACATCGACCCGCCGACAATTGGCAAATCGGCATTGCTGCCCACGAAATAATGTGGAAATTGTTTAACGATTTCAATTAAATTACTGAACGTTTGCCGATTGATCACCATCGGTCGGTGCACTTGATCCAAAAAGATCGAATGTTCCTTAAAATACGCATAGGGCGAATATTGGAAGCCCCAAGTTTCGCCACCGAGCGTTAACCGCACAATTCGATGATTACTCCGCGCCGGGTAACCGAGCCGTCCAAGATACCCTTCATTCTCCATGCAGAGTTGACACAACGGATAACCATTTTCTGGTTGATCCTTTGCGGCCGCAATGGCTTTCGGATCTTTTTCAGGCTTGGATAAATTAATCGTGATTTCTAAGTCACCAAAATCAGTCTTGGCCGGGAAAACCACATTTTTCGCAATCGCACGAGTCTTAATGTAGTCATTGGCTTGACTCAAATGATAAAAATAGTCGGTCGCCGCTTGTGGACTCGTTTGATATTTATTCCAGAACGTTTGATTTAAAGCCGAGGGTAATGGCGTCACGAGATCCATTAATTGATCCGCCAAAATAGCCTTATCTGAAGGACTATCTTCAATCTTACCTTGATTGATGGCCGTTTGAACTAGGGCATCCGTTAGACTCGTTAATTGGTCATCGACCGCTTCAATTGGCGCTTCATCGCCCACGAGCGCGCAGACGCGATTATGCACATAGATCTGGTCTAATTCCGTATATTGTGACGGTGAGGCAATCACCGCGGTAACAAATTGATCGACAGTTGTCATTAAGCTTGGCCCCCTCGATCATCATAACCAGCTGGATGACGCTGTTTCCAGTTCCAAGCCGTCTTGATAATTTCTTTGACATCATCATACTGTGGTGTCCAGCCTAAAACATCGCGCGCTTTATCACTAGCCGCAATCAACGTGCTGGGATCGCCTGCTCGTCGTGGTGCCATCACAGCTGGAATCGGCTTACCCGTAACAGTCCGTGCTGCATCCAACATCTGCTTATTTGAAAAGCCGGTCGAAGAACCTAGGTTGAAAGCATTGCTATCATGACCTTGTTTCAAATATTCCAAGGCTAAAATATGGGCATCTGCTAAATCAACCACGTGTACATAGTCACGGACATTGGTCCCATCAGGCGTTGGATAATCGTCACCAAAAATTTGTAATTGGTCTCGTTCACCCGCAGCCACTTGTAAAATAATTGGCACTAAGTGGGTCTCAGGATGATGATCTTCACCGATGCTGCCGTCTGGTTTTGCGCCTGCCACATTGAAATAACGTAGGGCGACAAATTTGATGCCATACGCCACATCCGACCAATGCATGATCTTTTCCATCGCTAGTTTACTTTCACCATAAGGATTGGTTGGCACTTGGGGATCAGTTTCCTTGATTGGCACTTGTTTGGGTTCACCATAAGTTGCGGCAGTTGATGAAAAGACAATCCGTTTTACGTCATGCTTTTGCATCACTTCTAATAACTTAACCATACCTGCCGTATTATTATCAAAGTATTTGAGCGGATTTTGCATGGATTCTGGGACAATCGAAAAGGCTGCAAAGTGAATGACCCCTTCAACATCTTCCTTATCAAAAACTTCAGTCATAAAAGTCGTATCCCGAACATCGCCTTCGTAAAAACGTGCCTTGGGATTAATCGCATCCTTATGCCCGGTGACCAAGTTATCCACGACCGCGACATCATAACCTTTTGCAACCAATCGATCAACGGCGTGTGAACCAATGTAGCCCGCGCCACCTAAAACTAAAACTGCCATCTCAATTCCTCCACTTCTACTTAATCCTTATGCTTCAACTAAAGCCAATTCTTTGGGGCCATCCGCAATTTCTGCAATATAGAAATCTGTGTCATAACCGATCGCATCACGATAAGCCTGACCAACGTTGGCTTTAAAGTTAGCCACTTCAGCTTTAGCCACAATCGCAATCGCGCAACCACCGAAACCAGCGCCGGTCATCCGAGCCCCTAGCACGCCTGGTTGTTGCCAAGCGGCTTCAGCCAGCGTATCGAGCTCTTTCCCCGTCACTTCATAATCAAAATGCAATGAGACATGTGAAGCTGTCACTAACCGACCAAAGGTGTCCAGATCATTATTGGCCAAAGCCTTCGTTGCCCGAATGGCCCGTTGATTTTCAAATACAGCGTGGCGGGCGCGCTTAATTAACGTTTCATCATTAATGAGATAAGCTGCTTCGTCAAATTCAGCCTCATTCAAGTCACCTAACGATTTGATCGCCAACTTTGTCTGCAAACGCCGTAAGCCTTCTTCACACTCTGAGCGGCGTTCGTTATACTTGGAATCCGCTAATTCGCGGCGTTTATTTGTATTCATAATGACAATAACGTGGTCGCCTAATTGTACCGGCGCATATGAATAGGCCATCGTATTAGTATCTAATAAAATGGCTTGATCCTTTTTGCCCATGCCGACCGCAAATTGATCCATGATGCCTGAATTGACGCCAATATAGTTGTTTTCACACTTTTGGCCTAATTTAACCAATTCTAATTGGCTCACCTCTAACTTGAAGGCCGTCTTTAAAACGATCCCTGTCAAGAGTTCGATGGACGCTGACGAAGATAACCCCGCGCCATCCGGCAGGTTACCATGGATGTATAAATCAAAGCCATGATCAAACGTAACGCCCGTTTTGACCAATTCAGCCATCATGCCTTTCGGGTAATTCGTCCAACCAGCAGCCTTATCGTAAGTTAACTCATTAACATCAAAAGTAACGATGCCTTGCGCCGGAATATTCGCTGAGAATAGCCGTACCGTCTGATCAGTCCGTGCCGCATAAACGCCATACGTCCCAATGCTAATGGCACAAGGGAAAACGTGTCCCCCATTATAGTCGGTGTGTTCACCAATCAAATTAATTCGACCGGGTGAAAAGAAGACCCGTTCTGCTGTTCGGTTAAAGGTTGTTTTAAATTCTTGCTGTAAGTCGCTGGTTCTCATCTTGTGACCCTCCATTTTTACTAAAAGTTTTACTAGAATTAATATAAGCCTTTCCATTGCTGGTGTCAATCGAATTCAACCGTTTTCAATTTTAACTAAATTTTTTCAACACTAAAAGGGGCTGTTATCATCACGACTCTAACAATAATGTTAATCAAAGAGGTTATTTTCAGCAAAGAAAGCGCTTGACATTAGGCCAACTTTTGAACTAAACTCCTTTAAGTAAACTTTAGTAAATAAATTCACGATTTGTTAACAGATTTTAGGAGGAATTGATTATGGCATCTAAGGAAGAGACCCATCGTAAGTTTTACGTCATCCTCATCTCACTTGCAGCTGGGATGGCTGGCTTATTGTATGGTTATGATACGGCTTGTATTTCAGGAGCCATTGGCTTTTTAAAGACCCTTTATCACCTGTCCCCGGCCGCACAAGGCTTCATTACATCCAGTATTATGATTGGTGGCGTCGTTGGGGTCGCCTTTTCCGGCTTCTTGAGTGATCGCTTTGGACGCCGTAAAATTCTCATGTGGGGCGCTGGCTTGTTCTTCATCGCCGCCTTGCTTTCCGCTGCGACCCATAGCCCAGCTGAATTAGTGGGCGCTCGGATCGTTGGTGGGATTGGGATTGGCTTAGCTTCTTCATTAGCCACCACGTATATTTCAGAAGTCGCCCCAGCTGCGATTCGGGGTACGTTGTCCTCCTTATACCAACTCTTAACCACCATCGGGATTGCCCTAACTTATTTCGTTAACCTCCTAATTGTTAATCAAGGCGGTTACCATTGGGGCGAAGTCACCGGCTGGCGTTGGATGCTCGGTATTGGCGCAGTACCAGCCTTGCTCTTCTTCATTGCGTTAGTCGTTGCACCTGAAAGTCCTCGTTGGTTGATCCAACACACTAAAGTCGAAGCCGGCTTCAATATTTTAGTTAAGATCAATGGTCAAGCTGGCGCGCAAAACGAAATGACGGAAATTGCGACGGCGATTCGTCGCGATCGCAACTCAACTTTGGCTAAACTGTTCCAACCCGGGCTACGACGCGCACTAGGTATCGGGATCTTCTTAGCCTTCTGTAACCAGGCTGCTGGAATGAATGTCATTATGTATTACGGCCCACAAATTTTTCAGACGGCCGGATTTGGTGGTAACTCCCAATTCATGGCAACTGCCGGTATCGGGGTCATTAACATGGTCGCCACGATTGGCGCAACGTTAATGATCGACCGCGCGGGCCGCAAAAAGTTATTGATGATCGGTGCGGGCTTATTAACCGCT from Lactiplantibacillus brownii encodes:
- a CDS encoding UDP-glucose--hexose-1-phosphate uridylyltransferase, whose protein sequence is MTTVDQFVTAVIASPSQYTELDQIYVHNRVCALVGDEAPIEAVDDQLTSLTDALVQTAINQGKIEDSPSDKAILADQLMDLVTPLPSALNQTFWNKYQTSPQAATDYFYHLSQANDYIKTRAIAKNVVFPAKTDFGDLEITINLSKPEKDPKAIAAAKDQPENGYPLCQLCMENEGYLGRLGYPARSNHRIVRLTLGGETWGFQYSPYAYFKEHSIFLDQVHRPMVINRQTFSNLIEIVKQFPHYFVGSNADLPIVGGSMLTHEHYQGGRHVFPMMKAPIARKIDLGVADVEAGIVKWPMSTIRLMSSNTEALLDAATKVHQIWQTYSDESVEVRAMTAGVRHHTTTPVARKVGDRYVLDLVLRDNQTSATYPDGIFHPHQDVQHIKKENIGLIEVMGRAILPARLKTELHEVANYVLGRHNQMVAMHQPWADALKAKHDFTADNVTEIIDREVGQVFARVLTDAGVFKWDAQGEAAFDRFVAAVQAK
- the galE gene encoding UDP-glucose 4-epimerase GalE; protein product: MAVLVLGGAGYIGSHAVDRLVAKGYDVAVVDNLVTGHKDAINPKARFYEGDVRDTTFMTEVFDKEDVEGVIHFAAFSIVPESMQNPLKYFDNNTAGMVKLLEVMQKHDVKRIVFSSTAATYGEPKQVPIKETDPQVPTNPYGESKLAMEKIMHWSDVAYGIKFVALRYFNVAGAKPDGSIGEDHHPETHLVPIILQVAAGERDQLQIFGDDYPTPDGTNVRDYVHVVDLADAHILALEYLKQGHDSNAFNLGSSTGFSNKQMLDAARTVTGKPIPAVMAPRRAGDPSTLIAASDKARDVLGWTPQYDDVKEIIKTAWNWKQRHPAGYDDRGGQA
- a CDS encoding galactokinase; translated protein: MRTSDLQQEFKTTFNRTAERVFFSPGRINLIGEHTDYNGGHVFPCAISIGTYGVYAARTDQTVRLFSANIPAQGIVTFDVNELTYDKAAGWTNYPKGMMAELVKTGVTFDHGFDLYIHGNLPDGAGLSSSASIELLTGIVLKTAFKLEVSQLELVKLGQKCENNYIGVNSGIMDQFAVGMGKKDQAILLDTNTMAYSYAPVQLGDHVIVIMNTNKRRELADSKYNERRSECEEGLRRLQTKLAIKSLGDLNEAEFDEAAYLINDETLIKRARHAVFENQRAIRATKALANNDLDTFGRLVTASHVSLHFDYEVTGKELDTLAEAAWQQPGVLGARMTGAGFGGCAIAIVAKAEVANFKANVGQAYRDAIGYDTDFYIAEIADGPKELALVEA
- a CDS encoding sugar porter family MFS transporter is translated as MASKEETHRKFYVILISLAAGMAGLLYGYDTACISGAIGFLKTLYHLSPAAQGFITSSIMIGGVVGVAFSGFLSDRFGRRKILMWGAGLFFIAALLSAATHSPAELVGARIVGGIGIGLASSLATTYISEVAPAAIRGTLSSLYQLLTTIGIALTYFVNLLIVNQGGYHWGEVTGWRWMLGIGAVPALLFFIALVVAPESPRWLIQHTKVEAGFNILVKINGQAGAQNEMTEIATAIRRDRNSTLAKLFQPGLRRALGIGIFLAFCNQAAGMNVIMYYGPQIFQTAGFGGNSQFMATAGIGVINMVATIGATLMIDRAGRKKLLMIGAGLLTAWSAAIAYAFASGNGLLLLISLFGFVISFAISMGPIPWIMIPELFPTYLRARASGICTIFLWGANWAVGQFTPVMLNAWGGRNTFIFFALMNVIIFVGVHFFVPETKDKTLEEIEAFFWPKNQAHATDTSVNLEQSQNQTRAQLKKSK